CTTCAATAGCCACCGTTTCAGCGGCAGTAGCGCCAAAGCGTTCGAGTCCTCTCAAGTAGGGCTCAGGATGTGGTTTGGCTCGCTCGTAGTCTTCCCGAGTCAAATAGAACTCCATATGATCCAGGATGGATCGCCTCTCGTGTATCAGGGCGAAGTCAGGCGGTTTGGAGGTGGTGACTATGCCCATCCTGTACTCACCTGCGAGTACGTCCAGCGTTTCCAGGACACCCTCGATTTCGATGTCTTCGGTCATCAGG
Above is a genomic segment from Dehalococcoidia bacterium containing:
- a CDS encoding HAD family hydrolase, which gives rise to LMTEDIEIEGVLETLDVLAGEYRMGIVTTSKPPDFALIHERRSILDHMEFYLTREDYERAKPHPEPYLRGLERFGATAAETVAIEDSARGLKSAIAAGIDCIVVANEFTAAHDLSKVTAKVATFRELPSAIKDLTS